The proteins below come from a single Microtus pennsylvanicus isolate mMicPen1 chromosome 13, mMicPen1.hap1, whole genome shotgun sequence genomic window:
- the Dhrs3 gene encoding short-chain dehydrogenase/reductase 3 isoform X3: MGTECHYFVCDVGNREEVYQMAKAVREKVQPTGTGCPHGSTAPSCPQVGDITILVNNAAVVHGKSLMDSDDDALLKSQHVNTLGQFWTTKAFLPRMLELQNGHIVCLNSVLALSAIPGAIDYCTSKASAFAFMESLTLGLLDCPGVSATTVLPFHTSTEMFQGMRVRFPNLFPPLKPETVARRTVEAVQQNQALLLLPWTMNILIILKSILPQAALEEIHRFSGTYTCMNTFKGRT; this comes from the exons ATGGGCACCGAGTGCCACTACTTTGTCTGTGATGTGGGCAACCGGGAAGAGGTGTACCAGATGGCCAAAGCTGTCAGAGAGAAG GTACAGCCCACAGGGACTGGCTGCCCTCACGGCTCCACAGCCCCCTCTTGCCCGCAGGTGGGTGACATCACCATCCTGGTGAACAATGCCGCTGTGGTCCACGGGAAGAGCTTGATGGACAGTGATGACGATGCCCTCCTCAAGTCCCAGCATGTCAACACCCTGGGCCAGTTCTGG ACCACCAAGGCCTTTTTGCCGCGTATGCTGGAGCTGCAGAACGGCCATATCGTGTGCCTCAACTCCGTGCTTGCGCTTTCGGCCATCCCCGGCGCCATCGACTACTGCACATCGAAGGCATCGGCCTTCGCCTTCATGGAGAGCCTGACCCTGGGGCTGCTGGACTGTCCCGGTGTCAGCGCCACCACCGTGCTGCCCTTTCACACCAGCACCGAGATGTTCCAGGGCATGCGAGTCAG GTTTCCCAACCTCTTCCCGCCGCTGAAGCCAGAGACAGTAGCCCGGAGGACGGTCGAAGCTGTGCAGCAAAACCAGGCCCTTCTCTTGCTCCCATGGACCATGAATATCCTCATTATCTTGAAAAG cATACTCCCACAGGCTGCACTGGAGGAGATCCACAGGTTCTCAGGGACGTACACCTGTATGAACACCTTTAAGGGGAGGACATAG